In Lewinella sp. 4G2, the sequence TAAATGAAAGATTTTTAAGTTGATGGATGTAATTGGACATTTTTGGACAAAATCAGACAACCATGGATCGCCTCCTCACCTACGACTACCTCTCCGGCACCGCCATCAATAGTCTGCTTAACAAGATTGATGCGTACAATAAAGATTGGAAACAGCGCGAACGCCTCGACGCAGATCGCCTACGTACGCTGAGAAAACTCGCCACCATCAATAGTATTGGATCGTCCACCAGAATTGAAGGCTCCAGCCTTAGCGATGAAGAAGTGGCCAAGCTGATCGACAACATGGACATCACCAAACTCGTGAGCCGTGACGAGCAGGAAGTGGCGGGGTACTACCAAGTATTGGACATCATCCTGGACAGCTACGCCGACCTGGAACTGACGGAGTCGCTCATCAAAGGACTCCACAATGAACTGTTGCGCCACAGCAATAAGGACCAATACCACCGCGGCGGCTACAAGCAGCATAGCAACCGTGTTGTTGCTACCGACGAGGCTGGTAATACGCGTACCATCTTCAACACCACCGAGGTACTTCATACGCCGGACGCGATGCGCAACGCCGTTCAGTGGTACCACGAGTCCAAGGGCGGCAAACTCCACCCGCTGGAGCGGGTCT encodes:
- a CDS encoding Fic family protein, giving the protein MDRLLTYDYLSGTAINSLLNKIDAYNKDWKQRERLDADRLRTLRKLATINSIGSSTRIEGSSLSDEEVAKLIDNMDITKLVSRDEQEVAGYYQVLDIILDSYADLELTESLIKGLHNELLRHSNKDQYHRGGYKQHSNRVVATDEAGNTRTIFNTTEVLHTPDAMRNAVQWYHESKGGKLHPLERVFAFVYEFLSIHPFQDGNGRLSRLLTTLLLLQNGYDFVTYYSMEQGIEDRKKDYYKCLMVAQRHRNTKEEEIGRFMHFMLKTLYGITPNLDSNASMVVEEPAALYLNRRMRDVLDFVKDEGELSISQIDALLPVVSRSTIKNDLAKLTESGYLERHGKGRGTVYSRVVR